A part of Lutra lutra chromosome 2, mLutLut1.2, whole genome shotgun sequence genomic DNA contains:
- the LOC125094064 gene encoding gametocyte-specific factor 1-like yields the protein MIKLNQKHEIREVGATRKARSNRNLWLKTSIKNTKYGGEKAAVERTCLDQVDSLDPEKLLQCPYDKNHQIRACRFPYHLIKCRKNHPDVANKLATCPFSARHQVPRAEISHHISSCDDKSCIEQDVVNQTRNLGQETLAENTWQCPPCDEDWDKDLWEQTSTPFVWGTANYCGNNSPASNIVVEHKSNLASGMRVPKSLPYVLPWKNNGNAQ from the exons ATGATAAAGCTAAATCAGA AACATGAAATCAGAGAAGTGGGAGCTACTAGGAAGGCCAGGTCAAACAGGAACCTATGGTTGAAAACTtctattaaaaatactaaatatggCGGGGAGAAAGCGGCTGTGGAGAGAACGTGTCTCGACCAAGTCGATTCCCTGGACCCTGAAAAGCTATTACAATGCCCCTATGATAAAAACCACCAGATCAGGGCCTGCAGGTTTCCTTATCATCTTATCAAGTGCAGAAAGAATCATCCTGATGTCGCAAACAAATTGGCTACTTGTCCCTTCAGTGCTCGTCACCAGGTTCCTCGGGCCGAAATCAGTCATCATATCTCAAGCTGTGATGATAAAAGTTGTATTGAGCAGGATGTTGTCAACCAAACCAGGAACCTTGGACAAGAGACTCTGGCTGAGAACACATGGCAGTGCCCTCCTTGCGATGAAGACTGGGATAAAGATCTGTGGGAACAGACCAGCACCCCATTTGTCTGGGGCACAGCCAACTACTGTGGCAACAACAGCCCTGCAAGCAACATAGTTGTGGAACATAAGAGTAACCTGGCTTCAGGCATGCGTGTTCCCAAGTCTCTGCCATATGTTCTGCCAtggaaaaacaatggaaatgCACAGTAA